One region of Gigantopelta aegis isolate Gae_Host chromosome 7, Gae_host_genome, whole genome shotgun sequence genomic DNA includes:
- the LOC121377716 gene encoding cholecystokinin receptor type A-like — MLDEKNESYLDRTTTTGNVTTTMINADEYLQSLNDELALMMLPAIMFLAAILVVGFVGNIIVCYIYLAKFKVSTTRCFIVTLALFDLLTCCVGIPGELVDISQNYTYKKVKLCKALSFCNAFTNLTSVAVFVAIATDRYKKICKPLAKQMSINWAKIAVGLSCATAMLFAWPAVFVYGPRTVLTKYSDINRTDCTTDDRFIGTIYPLLYNGFLFLLFVISVSVMVVLYLHIWRTVLKSVGLHEPKAELATNTQMRQRVRYLKDSEESNDLTPAINTRHSEPITDFVTNECDGKTSTLGTKGPAVKTGKSARKQQARKTTFMLFLITLAFVLSFLPHLGLMAALGIDTVMFDSLSPGATAAYNLFLRSYFINSAFNPIIYGFCNLRFRMECKALLVKVFHTGRT; from the coding sequence ATGCTTGATGAAAAAAACGAGTCTTATCTGGACCGCACCACCACCACTGGGAATGTCACTACGACGATGATAAACGCGGATGAATACCTTCAATCACTGAATGACGAGTTAGCGCTGATGATGCTCCCTGCTATAATGTTCCTTGCCGCCATCTTGGTCGTCGGTTTTGTCGGTAACATCATAGTCTGCTACATCTACCTGGCGAAGTTCAAGGTCAGCACTACGCGGTGTTTCATCGTGACCCTCGCGCTCTTTGATCTTCTGACCTGCTGCGTCGGGATTCCTGGAGAACTCGTAGACATCAGTCAAAACTACACTTACAAAAAAGTCAAACTATGCAAAGCGCTGAGTTTCTGTAACGCTTTCACCAACTTGACATCTGTGGCAGTTTTCGTCGCCATAGCAACGGACAGATACAAGAAGATATGCAAGCCTCTCGCCAAACAGATGTCCATAAACTGGGCCAAGATCGCCGTCGGGTTGAGTTGTGCGACGGCAATGTTGTTCGCGTGGCCCGCTGTTTTTGTCTACGGACCGCGAACAGTTTTGACAAAATATTCCGATATTAACCGAACCGACTGCACCACGGACGATCGATTCATCGGAACGATTTACCCGCTTCTGTATAACGGCTTCCTGTTCCTTCTGTTTGTCATATCTGTGTCTGTGATGGTTGTACTCTACCTCCACATATGGCGGACTGTCTTAAAAAGTGTGGGGTTACACGAACCGAAAGCGGAACTCGCCACCAACACACAGATGCGGCAGAGAGTTCGCTACCTTAAAGATTCAGAGGAGAGCAATGACCTTACGCCTGCCATCAACACGCGGCACAGCGAACCAATCACAGACTTCGTTACAAACGAATGCGATGGCAAGACGTCAACGCTGGGCACGAAAGGACCAGCGGTCAAGACGGGGAAATCCGCGCGAAAACAGCAGGCGAGAAAAACGACGTTCATGCTGTTTCTGATCACGCTGGCGTTCGTGCTGAGTTTTCTGCCCCACCTGGGACTGATGGCGGCTCTAGGGATCGACACGGTCATGTTCGACAGCTTGAGTCCGGGGGCGACCGCCGCCTACAACTTATTCCTGAGGTCCTACTTCATCAACAGCGCATTCAACCCTATCATTTACGGCTTCTGCAATCTGAGATTTAGGATGGAATGCAAGGCTCTGCTTGTAAAGGTGTTTCACACAGGGCGGACATGA